A segment of the Pyruvatibacter sp. genome:
TGGAGCGAAGCGCTCTCAGAAACCGCCGATGCTATGTGCGCCAAGAATGCCGAGATATTTGGCGAGACCGAAGCCTGCGCGACAGCAGATGCTTTTGTGCATGACAGGATAGATGGCGTTCGCAGTTGCCTCGCCGACCTGCACAGCCTTTGCTCGTACGGACAATTCCGGCTCGACGACCACCTGACGACTGTACGTGAAATGCTGGCAGCTCTTGGTGAAGCGCATTCAGCGCACAACACCGCCTTGTTGCTGCAACAAAAACAGATCAATGCGACCTTTGTTGATCTCACTGGTTGGCGCGATACGCGTAAAGTGTCGCTGGATGAGCGCATTGCTGAAGCGCTTGATCCGATTGACATGGCCACTACCCTGCCCATCATCACCGGGTATGCAGCGTGTGCGGACGGCATGGTGCGCCAGTATGACCGTGGCTACACCGAAGTAACTTTTGCACGCCTTGCCGCCGTCACAGGCTCGCGAGAAGCAATCATCCACAAGGAGTTTCACCTATCAAGTGCTGACCCGAAACTGGTTGGCGAGGACAAAGTCTGCAAGATCGGCGAAACAAACTACGATGTGGCTGACCAGCTTTCCAACATGGGCATGGAAGCCATCCACCCCAACGCGGCCAAGTATCTGCGACAGGCTGACATTCCCCTGCGTGTCAAAAATACCTTTGATCCACGCGACGACGGTACAATCATTCGCGGTGACTTTTTGCCCGATGAACCGCGTGCGGAAATCATTACCGGCCTCACGGGGGTCTTTGCCTTTGAGGTGTTCGAGCAGGATATGGTGGGCGTGAAGGGCTACGATGCGAAAATCCTGGCAGCGCTGACCCGCCATGACGTTCGGATCATTAGCAAGGGTTCAAACGCCAATACAATTACCCACTACGTCGATTGTTCGCGCGAGACAATCAAGCGTGTGGCCTCGGACATCGAGGCCGACTTTCCGCTTGCGGAAATTGATGTGCGCGATGTGGCGATCGTATCAGCAATCGGTGCGGATCTGGATGCGGTGGGCGTTACGGCACAGGCGACAGGCGCATTGTTCGAAGCCGGCGTTGCCCTGATTGGCCTGCATCAGCTCACGCGCAACACCGACCTTCAACTGATCGTCCACAACAGCGACTATGAGCGGGCCGTCATTGCTCTGCATCGCGCGCTTATTGAAGCAAATACGCCTCCGCAGACAATCCGTCAGGTCGCGTAGCCGCAACAAGACCGCATAAAGCGCTGCGGCGCTTGGGGCCCCGTCAGGGAACGCCAGGAAGGCACACACCATGATCCTTATCAGTTTTCTCACGGTGCTTGGCGCCTTTCTGGCAATTGGTCTGGCCTCCATACGTCAGGCAACCGGCGAGCGGGAAGACTACTACCTCGCAGGACGCAGCGTGCGTCCATGGCTGGTAGGGCTCTCGGCGGTTGCAACCAACAATTCCGGCTACATGTTCATTGGTGTTATTGGCTACACCTATGAAGTGGGGCTTGCGGCAATCTGGTTGATGATCGGGTGGATACTCGGTGATTTTCTGGGATCAACATTCGTACACCGCCGATTGCGACAGGCTACGGCCGCCACCAAGGAGGCCTCCTATGTGTCGGTACTGGCCCGTTGGTACGGGGATGGTTTCGCCACATGGCAGCGCATAGGTGCTGTCATCGTCGTGTTGTTTCTCATTGCCTATGCTGCGGCCCAAATTGCAGCGGGCGGCAAAGCGCTGCAGGGTGTGCTGGGGTTCGATCCAAGGCTGGGGGCAATCGCAGTTGCACTGGTCGTTGTCGCCTATTCCATTGCCGGTGGCATCCGCGCCTCCATCTGGACCGACGCGGCGCAGTCATTTGTCATGCTGGCCGCAATGA
Coding sequences within it:
- a CDS encoding aspartate kinase, translating into MTHTVEKIGGTSIASTDVILANVLIGPRAMDQIYDRAFVVSAYAGITDRLLEHKKSGRPGVYALFASAQNRWAWSEALSETADAMCAKNAEIFGETEACATADAFVHDRIDGVRSCLADLHSLCSYGQFRLDDHLTTVREMLAALGEAHSAHNTALLLQQKQINATFVDLTGWRDTRKVSLDERIAEALDPIDMATTLPIITGYAACADGMVRQYDRGYTEVTFARLAAVTGSREAIIHKEFHLSSADPKLVGEDKVCKIGETNYDVADQLSNMGMEAIHPNAAKYLRQADIPLRVKNTFDPRDDGTIIRGDFLPDEPRAEIITGLTGVFAFEVFEQDMVGVKGYDAKILAALTRHDVRIISKGSNANTITHYVDCSRETIKRVASDIEADFPLAEIDVRDVAIVSAIGADLDAVGVTAQATGALFEAGVALIGLHQLTRNTDLQLIVHNSDYERAVIALHRALIEANTPPQTIRQVA